The segment ATGCGGTCGGTGATCATCTGGAGGAGCTGGTCGGTGCGCCGGCCCAGCCGCCGGACCGCCTGGCCCAGCTCCGACAGGATCCGCTGGGCGTCGTAGGCTTCCCGGAAGAAACGCCGGTCGATCACCGGCATGACCTGCCGGTTGACCTGCTTCAGGCCCGTGGCGGCCACCAGGGCCAGCACGGCCGTGGCCCCCGCGGTGACCCCCTGTCCCGCCTGCTCGATGAACGGCCGGAAAACCGACTCGGCCAGCCAGTAGAAGAAGAGGAACAGGAAGAAGCCCTCCACCGCCAGGAATCCCCGGGAAACCAGCAGGTACTGCAGCCCGCGCCGGATGATCAGCTTCAGGCCCAGGACGCGGTGCCGGAGGATGGCGTACACGAAGGACAGCGGGAAGATCAGGAGCAGGAGAAGGATCGCCAGGATGGCCCAGGCCGGCAGGCTGCCACCCGAGAGGTACGTGTAGATCACCACCCCGAGAAGCGGCAGCATGGAGGCCATGGTTCCGCCGAGGAGGATGTTCATCCGCCGCTTCTCGTCGCGGGTCCGCGCCCGCCCGGTGTTCAGACCGAGGGAGAGCGAACCGATGGTGAAGATGAGCGAGACGAGGATCTGGGCGAAGAGTTCGATGGCCTCGCCGGGCCGGGTCATCATTTCGGCCCGGGCGAAGGACTGGGTCTGCAGCCAGGTGTGCCACGCGCCGGCGCCGACCAGGGGGAAGAGCAGGATCAGCAGGACGTTCTTGAGCCAGGGGACCTTCTCCTCGATGATGGACGGGGAGGGGAACCGGAGGAAGAACCGCATGTAGAAGTAGGGCAGAAGCCCGTTCATGAGGAACTGGTAGAGGATCCCCACCTCCCGGAGGCCGGTGGGGAAGAGGTAGATGGCCATGCCGCCCTCGGAGATGGTGGAGAACCCGATGAACATCAGGCCCGCCATGAAGGCGTTGGGGTCGTCGGTCTTGGAGAAACCGATGAAGAAGCCGGTTCCCGCCGCGATGAGGGGGATCAGGATGAGGGCCAGGAGCATGAGGGAGGTGTGGTGGAGGTCGAAGCGGTGAAGGTCCTGGTCGGTGAACGCGACGTGGACGTCCTGCTCCCGGCCTTCCCGGGAGATCCGCAGCCAGAAGCTCCCGCCCGGGGCGCTGGCCTGCATGGCCACGATGTAGTCGATCATGGAGAGGACCTGCCGGTAGGCGGACGGGGTCTTCCCGATGGCCAGGACCTTGTCCCCGGCCCGGACACCCGCCCGGTAGCCCGGCGAGGACGTGTCCGTCTTGTCCTCCTTGACGACCGTCAGGTTCTGGCCCCTGACCTTCGCGTCGATGCCGTAGAAATCCAGGTAGGCCGGCGCGGGGTTGAGGAAGGTCTCGTAGGCCGCCCGGAAACGGAACCCCACCGTCAGGACGAGAAGGACCAGGAGAAAAACACGCCGGGCATTCATGGACGCTCCACAGTGACCAGGTTGGCCGGGCGCCCCGGGTCGATCGGGCGGGCCGGGGGCCGGAGCGCCGATTGTATGACGGAACGCGACGGGATTCAATCGGGATTGCCGAAGCGGCCGTCCTGGGATAAGATGGGGGCATGTCGATGAAGGGGGATTGCATGTTCGAACCCGATTTTCGTGACCGCCAGGGTCTGAAGACCGCCCGCGGGACCCGTCGCTCGGCGGGCCGCTTCCCCGGGGCCGCCGTTCTGACCGCCGCCTTGTTGTTCCTTTCCCTGGCCGTCGTTCCCGCGGCCTCCCCCGCGGGGAAGGTGGACCCGCTCCTCCTGCGTGAACTGGCCAAGGGCGGCGCCGTCCCGTGCCTGGTGATGCTGTCCGACCAGGCGGACCTCTCCCTGGCCCGGTTCATCCCCGACAAGGCGGAGCGCGGGCGGTGGGTCTATGAGCAGCTCACGTTTACCGCCCGGAACGCCCAGGGGGCGCTGCTGTCCCGCCTGGGCAAGGCGGGGGTGCCCCACCGCGCCTTCTGGATCGTGAACATGGTGGGCGTCAGCGCCGACGCCGGCCTCGTCGAGGAACTGGCGGGTCGGGATGACGTGCGCTGCGTGTACGCCGACCCCCAGGTCCGCCTGGCGCTGCCTTGCCCGACCGCGTTGTCGCCGGGGATGGCCGCGGCGGTGGAGTGGAACCTCACCAAGGTCCGGGCCCCCGAGGCCTGGAACCTCGGCGTGCGCGGCGCCGGCGTCGTGGTCGCCGGTGCAGACACCGGCTACGACTGGGACCACCCCGCCCTCAAATCGAAGTACCGCGGTTGGGACGGCGCGAACGCGAACCACAACTACAACTGGCACGACGCCGTCCACGCCGGCGGGAGCACCTGCGGCGCCGACTCGCCCGAGCCCTGCGACGATTACGGCCACGGGACCCACACCATGGGCACCATGGTGGGCGAGGACGGGGCCAACCAGATCGGCATGGCGCCCCAGGCGCGCTGGATCGGGTGTCGCAACATGAACGGCGGGGTGGGTTCCCCCACCACCTACATCGAGTGCATGCAGTGGTTTTTAGCCCCCACCGACCTGGCGGGGAACAACCCCGACCCCTCCCGCGCACCCGACGTCATCAACAACTCGTGGGGCTGCCCGCCCGACGAGGGGTGCACCGACCCCAACGTCCTCCAGTCGGCCGTGGCCAGCCTCCGGGCGGCCGGCATCATGGTGGTGGCCTCCGCCGGGAACTCCGGAAGCGCCTGCTCCTCCATCACCGACCCCATCGCCATCTACGACGAGAGCTTCACCGTGGGCAACACCACCTCCACCGACGCCATCTCGGGCTCCTCGAGCCGGGGCCCCGTCACCGTGGACGGCAGCAACCGTCTCAAGCCGGACGTCTCCGCCCCCGGGACCAACATACGCTCCTGCTACCCCGGCACCGGCTACACGACCATGAGCGGCACCAGCATGGCGGGCCCCCACGTGGCCGGCCTGGTGGCCCTGCTGATCTCCGCCGCGCCGGCGCTCCGCGGCGACGTGGACGCCCTCGAGGCGGCCATCCGGACCACCGCCGTCCCCCTGACCACCACGCAGACCTGCGGCGGCGTCCCCGGGAGCAGCATCCCCAACAACACCTTCGGTTACGGGCGAATCGACGCCTTCGCGGCCGTGTCGGCCGTGCTCCCCCCGGGCCCCCTCATCACGACACACCCCCAAAGCGCCGGCGTCTGCAGCGGGACGACGACCTCCCTGAGCGTGACCGCCAACGGCACCGGGACGCTGCACTACGCATGGTACCAGGGCGCGCCTGGCGACACCTCGATCCCCGTGGGGACCGATTCCCCCTCCCTGACCACCTCGCCGGTGACCACCGTGGTCAGTTACTGGGTCCGGGTGACCGACGACGAGGGGTCCGTCGACAGCCTGGCCGCCACCCTCACCCCCCTGGCACTCCCCCAGATCGTTTCCGGGCCCGACGACCGGCGGATCCCCCAGAAGACCGCCGTCACCCTCACCGTCACCGTCGCCGGGGGGTCCCCCTCCTTCCAGTGGTACCAGGGCACCGCGGGCGACACCTCGACCCCGGTGGGGACGAACGCCGCTTCTTACACGACGCCCAGCCTCACCGTCAACACGAATTACTGGGTCCGCGCGTCCAACCTCTGCGGCGCCGTCGACTCCCGTACCGCCCTGGTCCGCGTCTACAACCCCGGCGCCGACCTCAACGAGGACGGGTACATCAACGCCGTGGACCTGTCCCTCGAGGCGGGTTTTCTGGCCGCCAACCTGACGGAACTCCCCTGCGGCACCTGGTGCGCCGACGTCAACGGGGATCACGAGGTGAACGCGCTGGATTTGTGGGCGGTGTTCAAGGAAATCACGGAATAGGCGGGCCCGGGGACCCGGGGGGTACGGGTCCCGGGACCTCGCCGGGGGTCAGAGCGGGAGGGTGAAGAGGAAATTGCTCCCGCCCGCCGCTGCGTTTTCCACCCAGATGGCGCCCCCGTGTGCCTCCACGATCTGCCGGCAGATGGCGAGACCCAGCCCGGTCCCCTTGGCCCGCGGACCCTTGGGCGGCTCGATCTGGGTGAACTTGTCGAAGATTCGCAGGCGGTGTTCCTCGGGGATCCCGGGCCCGGTGTCCATGACGCTGAAGCGGACGTGGTCGGGGTGCCGCCGGCACCCTACCGTGACGCAACCCGTCTCGGTGAACTTCACGGCGTTGCTCACCAGGTTGAGAATGACCTGGTGGAGGCGGTCGGGGTCCCCCACGAGGAGGACCGGGTCCGGGGGGACCTCGGTGGACAGGTCCAGTCCCCGCTGCCGGCAGAGCGGCTCGATGGACGCCGCGGCTTTGCGGACCAGGACCGCGGCGTCGAGGGACTCCCGCTTCCACTCGATCCGCCCGGCTTCCATCTTGGAGAGGTCCAGAAGGTCGTTGATGAGGGCGGTCAGGCGGTCGCCCTCCGAGATGATCACGTCGAAGTTCTCCCGCATCTGCCCCACCAGCCTGCAGATCCGGTCGTCCTCGTCGGGGATGAGCGGGAGGAGAACCTCGCGAAACCGCTTCCGCATGATCTTGGCGAAACCGACGATGGAGGTCAGGGGGGTCCGGAGCTCGTGGGAGACGGTGGAGAGGAAGTCCGTCTTCACCTGGTCGAGTTCAAGGAGCTTCTGGTTGGCCCGCTTCAGGGCGGCCGTGCGCTCTTCCACCCGTTCCTCCAGTTCCTCCTTGGCCCGGTTCATCTCGGCCTCGAAGCGCAGGCGATCCTCGACGTCGTTCAGAACGGTGAGAATCATGGGGCGGTTCTTGTACCTGGTGATGACGCCCCGGACCTGCCCGTGGACCACCGTCCCGTCCTTCCGACGGAAGCGGGTGACGTACCCGGGGACGTCCTCGCCGCGGAACCGCCGCCGGATCATTTCCACGACCATGGGGCGGTCCTCCTCGTGGATGTGGACGAGGACCGGGCCGTTCATCATCTCCTCGACCGTGTACCCGAGCAGTTCCTTCACGGCGTCGTTGATGTACTCGATCCGGTTGTCCGCATGGATGACCACCACTACCGGGAGTTCGGCCACCAGGTTGCGGAAACGGTCCTCGCTCTCGGCCAGCGCCCGCTCCATCTCCCGGCGGAAGGTCACGTCCCGGGCGATCCCGAAGATCTCGTAAGGCTTGCCGTTGCGGAAATTCAGGTGGCTGTTGATCTCCAGGACCACCGGCCGCCCGGACTTGTCCCGGCACTCGAGCTCGTAGACCGAGGTCAGCTCCTGCCCGGCGATCTTTCGCGCGATCTGCTCCCGGGACAGCTGCTCCTGTTCCGGGGACGCGATGACGGAGGAGATGTCCATGCCCACCAGCTCGTCCCGGGTGTAGCCGGAGACCCGCTCGCAGGCCTGGTTGGCGGAGGTGATCCGCCCCTGGAGGTCGAGGGTGTAGATGAGGTCGCTGGTGTTCCGGGTGAGGTCCCAGAAACGGCAATAGGTGTCGGGGGCGTCCTCCCCCGCGGCGCAACCCGGCGGGAACGGGTGCCGGCGGTGATAGGAGGGGTGTTCCGGGTCGTCGTACATGTCGCGAAGCCTCCCGTGCGGGTGCTCAGTCGAGTTCCACCAGCTCGTAGCTGCAGGTGCCGAGGCCGATGGTCTCGGCGTAGTGCAGGTGGACCCGCCAGTCGACCTCGGGGTGGACGGCCCGGATCTTGTCCTCGTGCTTCCCTCTTTTCCCGATGGCGCTGCCGGGGATGGACTCGCGCGCGTTGACCAGGTCCGCCGCGGCCTGGTCGACGGCCACGGGGTCCCGGGACGCGACGATCCCGATGTTGGGGGACACCGGGACGTCCGCGAAGGGGAAGCAGTCGCACTCGGGGCTCACGTCGAGGATGACGTTGACGAACAGGGCCTTGTCCCTCATCAACCGGAGCACGCCGCAGGCCGTCTCGACGGTCTTTTCCCCGACCACCTCGGGTTTCTCGGTCCAAAGGATCCGAAGGCACCGGGCCGGGCAGGCGGCGATGCAGTCGGCGCACCCCACGCACCGGTCGGGGTCGAAGCGGGCCCGGCCCTTCTCCACCCGGGCGGCACCCTGCAGGCAGACTTCCACGCAGCGCCCGCAGGCGATGCACTTGACGCCCTTGACGAATTCGGGCCGGACGGCCCCGCCGTGCATCAGCTGCTTCTGGGATCGGGAACCGAGCCCCATGCCGAGGTTTTTCAGGGTCCCCCCGAACCCCAGGAGCATGTGCCCCTTGAAGTGGGCGAGGCTGACCAGGGCGTCGGCCTCCCGGACGACGCTGCCGAGCTTGACGTGCTTGAAGTGCTTCAGCCCGACCTCCACCTTCGTCCAGCTCTCGGAGCGCAGGCCGTCGGCCATGATGACGGGCGCGCCGGTCTGGGCCAGCCCGAAGCCGTGCTCCACCGCCAGGCTCACGTGGTCCACCGAGTCGGTTCGGGAGCCGTGGTAGAGCGTGTTGGTGTCCGTCAGGAAGGGCTTTCCCCCCTTCGCCTTGATCATGTCCACGGCCTTGCGGACGAAAACGGGGCGCAGGAAGGCCGTGTTCCCCCGCTCGCCGAAGCTCAGCTTGACGGCCGTCAGGTCGCCGGGGCGGATGAAATCGAGACCGGCGGCCTCGAGGAGCGGTCCCATGCGTTCCACGAGGCTCCGGTTCTTTTTCAGGCGGGCGTTGATGAAGAAAACCTTGCTCACGGGACCTCCCGGGGTTTGCGCGTTGCGCGGTGTGAGATCCTATTATAGAATACCGTCGTCCCTTTCTGAAGGAGGTTTTTCATGGACACTCGGGCACTCTTTCCCAAGAAGACGAAGATCGTCGCCACCTACGGACCGGCCCTCTCGGCGCCCGGGATGCTGCGGCGGGCCGTCGAGGCCGGGGTGAACGTCTTCCGGTACAACTTCTCCCACGGTTCCGCGGAAGGGTTCGCGGCCCTCCGGGACCAGGTCCGCGAGGCCGAGCGCGAAACCGGCCGGACCGTGGGGGTCCTCGCCGACCTCCAGGGCCCCAAGATCCGCATCGGCAGGCTGGTGAACCGCGAGCCCGTCCTCCTGACCGCGGGGGCGTCGTTTTCACTCCTGCGGGAAAACGTGGAGGGGGACGCCTCCCGGGCCTCGGTCTCCTACGCCTTCGAGCCCGACGAATTTCCGGTGGGGATGCGCATCCTCCTGGACGACGGCCGGATCATCCTGACGGTGGCGGAAACCTCCCGGGAGGCCCTGGTGTGCCACGTCGCCAAGGGCGGGCTGCTCCGGGAACACAAGGGGGTCAACTTCCCCGGGATCGCCACCCGCCTCCCCGCGCTGACGGAAAAGGACCGCCGGGACGCGGAAGCGGCCCGGGACCTCGGCGCGGACTTCATCGCCCTGAGCTTCGTCCGCTCGGCGCAGGACATGCGGGACCTGCGCGCCCTCGTCGCCCGCGGGGACGGCGGGCCCTTCCTGGTGGCCAAGATCGAGAAACCCCAGGCGGTGGAGCGTCTCGACGAGATCCTCGACGCCACCGACGGCGTCATGGTGGCCCGGGGCGACCTCGGGGTCGAGGTGGACATCGAGCGCATCGGCGTGCTGCAGAAACGGATCATTCAGCGGTGCGCGGCCCGGGGGGTCCCCGTCATCACCGCCACCCAGATGCTGGAGAGCATGACGGAGGAACCCATGCCCACCCGGGCGGAAGCCACCGACGTCGCCAACGCCGTCCTGGACGGCACCGACGCCGTGATGCTCTCCGAGGAGTCGGCCATGGGGAAGTACCCCCTGGAGGCCATCGGCACCCTGGCGGGGATCGCCGCCCGGACCGAGGAGTACCAGGACGGCCTCTGCTGCGCCTGCCGGGAGGCGCCGGAGAGCGCGGCACGCGGCGAAGTCCTCTACTCGGTGGCCCACGCCGCGGTGACGGCGGCCCACGACCTGGAGGCGAAGGGGATCCTCGTCCACACCCTCTCGGGGCGCACGGCGGCCGTGGTGTCGCGGTTCCGCCCCCGCCCGCCCGTCGTGGCCATGTCGCCGGACCCCGTCGCGTGCCGGCGCATGGCGCTGCTCTACGGGGTCTTCCCCTGGCCCATCGACCGCTTCGGGAACACCGACGAACTGATGGCTTTCACGGAGCGCCGGATCTCCGAACGTTTCCACGCCGAGCCAGGGTTCCGGTTCGTGGTGGTCACGGGCCAGTTCCAGGCCGTGGGAGCCACCAACTCCATCCGGGTGGTCACGCCCCGCCCGTGAACGGGAGGGTCCCTTGGACGGGTACCCCTGCCCCCGAGCCCGGAAAGCGGCCCGGCTGTTCGGCTGCCTGGCGGTGCTGACGGCCGTCGCGGGGCCGTGCCCGGCGGCCGGGGCCCGCGCCCCCGGCGGGGCCTCGGGGACCTATCCCGCCTTCACCCGTGACGTCCGTGACCTGCCGCACCTCGTCCGGGCCGGTCAGACCCGGGCGGCAGCCGATCGCCTCCGTCCCTGGGCCGCCCTCCCCGAAACCTCCGGCCGGGTCGCCCTGCTGTGGTACCTGTTCCTCCCGGGAGAGAAGCCCCCGCCCGGCGAGGTGTTCGCGCACCAGGTCGAAGCGGCGCGGCTCTCCCTCGGCGAGGCCCCCCGGGACCGCACGGCGTCCGTCACCCGGCTGCTGGCGGCGTACCCCGCCCACTTCGTCTGGCGCTGCTCCTGCGAAGCCTACCTGGACCCCGCCTGGCGGGACAGGCTCGCGGTTGCCCTGGGGTCTTCCCGCGGCCCCGCCCCGGTCAACCCCTTCCTCGGGCTGATCCGGCAGGTCCTCTCGCCGGGCGCCGCCGGGCGGCTGCCCGGGACCCTCGCCGGCCCGCGGGACCTGGACTGCCTGCTCGAGAGCGGCCGCCTCCGCTTCCTCCGGGGAGACACGGACGGCGCCCTGCGGCGGTGGCGCCAGGCGGCCGCCCTGGCGTCCCGTGTCGATGACCGCTGGCTCGAGATCGAGGCGGGGACCCTCCGCGCGCAGGCCCTGATCGCCGGGGACCGGCTGGACGAAGCGCACGAGGCCTGCCGCCAGTCCGAACGTCTCCTGAGGAACTTCCCGTCGCCCTGGCTGAAGGCTCACCTGGACTTCGCCCGGGGGATGCTCCTGGCCCGCCGGGGCGACCTCCGGGAAGCCGTCCTCGTTTTCCGCGGCATCGCCCGGGGCCCGGGGGACCGCGGTTACGCCCGGCTCCGGAACGCCTCCCTGGCCAACCTGGCCTACCTCTACGACGAGACCGGGGATTACGCCCTGGCGCTGGCCTGCCACGACGAGGTCATCCGGGACACCCGGACCGCCCTGGTGCCCCGGGCGCGGGCCGTCAACCTGCTCAACCGGGGGGCCCTCCACGAGCGTCTCGGGATGCCCGAGTCCGCGCTGGAGGATTACCGGCGGGCGATCGAGATCGACCCCGAGCACGTACCGGAGGAGATCCGGGCCCTGGGGACCCTGAATTTGGGCAACGTCTACGCCCGGGGCGAGCGGTGGGGCCAGGCCCTGGCCTGCTACGCGCGCGCCGGGGCGGCATTCCGGTCCCTGGGCCTCCCGGAGAATGCCCTCCTCGTCGCGTTGAACCGGGTCGCGGCACTGCTCGGCCGGGGCGATCTCCCCGAGGCGGAGGCCGCCCTCGCGGAGATCGCCCGCGAGATGAAATCCCCCGGGAACGCGCGGCACCTCCCCCTGTACCACTTTCTCGACTGCTGCTGCCTTCTCGAGGCCTCCCGCTACACGGAGGCCGCCGCCGCGCTCGGTCGCCTGGAGTCCGCCCTGCCCGGGGGCCCCGAGGGTTCGCTGCGCTGGGAGGTCCCCCTCCTGCGAGGCAAGCTCCTGGCGGGGACGGGCCGCGTCACCGAGGCCCTGGCGGCGCTCTCCCGGTCCGCTTCCGCCTTCGACGCCCTCCAGGACCGGTGCGGAGGGGAGGAGACCCAGATCCGGTTCGGCGGGACCGGGAGGGAACTCGTGGAGGCTCTCCTGGACGCGCTGGCCTCGGTGCGGCCCGGGGAACTCCCCGAGGAGACCCGGCTTCAGTACGCCCTGGACGCCATGGAGTGGTACCGCGGACGGGTCCTCCGGAAGCGCCTGGAGGCGAGGCGTTCCGCCCCGGGCCCCGGCGACCGCGTCCTCCTGGCCGAGGTCCGCACCCTTCTCTCCCACCGTCGCGCGGTGGCCCTCGTCTTTTTCCAGGGCACCCGCAGGCTCTACTACCTGGTGCTCGGGGGGTGGGGCGCCGGGGCCCTGTTCGGGTCGCTCGAGGCGGGCCTGGGCGAGCCGGGGCGTTCGGCGGCGGCCGCGTCCCCCGGGAGGCCAGGGACCGGGGACGGGCGGGCCCGGGCCGGTGATCCGGCCGCCCCCTGGGCCGGTCGGCTCCGGGAGTTCCTCG is part of the Acidobacteriota bacterium genome and harbors:
- a CDS encoding SpoIIE family protein phosphatase; the protein is MNARRVFLLVLLVLTVGFRFRAAYETFLNPAPAYLDFYGIDAKVRGQNLTVVKEDKTDTSSPGYRAGVRAGDKVLAIGKTPSAYRQVLSMIDYIVAMQASAPGGSFWLRISREGREQDVHVAFTDQDLHRFDLHHTSLMLLALILIPLIAAGTGFFIGFSKTDDPNAFMAGLMFIGFSTISEGGMAIYLFPTGLREVGILYQFLMNGLLPYFYMRFFLRFPSPSIIEEKVPWLKNVLLILLFPLVGAGAWHTWLQTQSFARAEMMTRPGEAIELFAQILVSLIFTIGSLSLGLNTGRARTRDEKRRMNILLGGTMASMLPLLGVVIYTYLSGGSLPAWAILAILLLLLIFPLSFVYAILRHRVLGLKLIIRRGLQYLLVSRGFLAVEGFFLFLFFYWLAESVFRPFIEQAGQGVTAGATAVLALVAATGLKQVNRQVMPVIDRRFFREAYDAQRILSELGQAVRRLGRRTDQLLQMITDRISDSLQPDHVAVFLRPSDLPALPAPRERAVVIDEEGTDRGGLAGRGGRFCCYRHRLRTGHRDDPVYSHTRYDALCLDGGAVSLRKLWEGSAEEPKALEVYLDDPRSWTREILERAGHDPGVAAEMSFLEALNVRLLIPLYAGERPAGFIALGERLSEEPYSRDDVDLLLMVAQQTSIALEYARLVRQETEQIKLQREMEIAKEVQGCLFPQRQPVLRTLEYAGICRAARGVGGDYYDFVSLDEQTLGIALGDVSGKGISAALLMANLQATLRSHASLHRDRTDRVVTDVNRLMTQATGCGKYATFFYAVYDDRKRSLTYTNAGHNPPMVFRAAGRPALCAPADPGPGMTPDRAGLGSALVPVDPGHPEHLETGGVPVGLFAEWEYPSAAVTLEPGDVFVIFTDGVTEALDSRGEEFGEDRLAAVVSAHLNFGAAAIAEKVLAEVNAFAGDAEQHDDITLVVGRAV
- a CDS encoding S8 family serine peptidase produces the protein MFEPDFRDRQGLKTARGTRRSAGRFPGAAVLTAALLFLSLAVVPAASPAGKVDPLLLRELAKGGAVPCLVMLSDQADLSLARFIPDKAERGRWVYEQLTFTARNAQGALLSRLGKAGVPHRAFWIVNMVGVSADAGLVEELAGRDDVRCVYADPQVRLALPCPTALSPGMAAAVEWNLTKVRAPEAWNLGVRGAGVVVAGADTGYDWDHPALKSKYRGWDGANANHNYNWHDAVHAGGSTCGADSPEPCDDYGHGTHTMGTMVGEDGANQIGMAPQARWIGCRNMNGGVGSPTTYIECMQWFLAPTDLAGNNPDPSRAPDVINNSWGCPPDEGCTDPNVLQSAVASLRAAGIMVVASAGNSGSACSSITDPIAIYDESFTVGNTTSTDAISGSSSRGPVTVDGSNRLKPDVSAPGTNIRSCYPGTGYTTMSGTSMAGPHVAGLVALLISAAPALRGDVDALEAAIRTTAVPLTTTQTCGGVPGSSIPNNTFGYGRIDAFAAVSAVLPPGPLITTHPQSAGVCSGTTTSLSVTANGTGTLHYAWYQGAPGDTSIPVGTDSPSLTTSPVTTVVSYWVRVTDDEGSVDSLAATLTPLALPQIVSGPDDRRIPQKTAVTLTVTVAGGSPSFQWYQGTAGDTSTPVGTNAASYTTPSLTVNTNYWVRASNLCGAVDSRTALVRVYNPGADLNEDGYINAVDLSLEAGFLAANLTELPCGTWCADVNGDHEVNALDLWAVFKEITE
- a CDS encoding PAS domain S-box protein — encoded protein: MYDDPEHPSYHRRHPFPPGCAAGEDAPDTYCRFWDLTRNTSDLIYTLDLQGRITSANQACERVSGYTRDELVGMDISSVIASPEQEQLSREQIARKIAGQELTSVYELECRDKSGRPVVLEINSHLNFRNGKPYEIFGIARDVTFRREMERALAESEDRFRNLVAELPVVVVIHADNRIEYINDAVKELLGYTVEEMMNGPVLVHIHEEDRPMVVEMIRRRFRGEDVPGYVTRFRRKDGTVVHGQVRGVITRYKNRPMILTVLNDVEDRLRFEAEMNRAKEELEERVEERTAALKRANQKLLELDQVKTDFLSTVSHELRTPLTSIVGFAKIMRKRFREVLLPLIPDEDDRICRLVGQMRENFDVIISEGDRLTALINDLLDLSKMEAGRIEWKRESLDAAVLVRKAAASIEPLCRQRGLDLSTEVPPDPVLLVGDPDRLHQVILNLVSNAVKFTETGCVTVGCRRHPDHVRFSVMDTGPGIPEEHRLRIFDKFTQIEPPKGPRAKGTGLGLAICRQIVEAHGGAIWVENAAAGGSNFLFTLPL
- a CDS encoding DUF362 domain-containing protein, giving the protein MGPLLEAAGLDFIRPGDLTAVKLSFGERGNTAFLRPVFVRKAVDMIKAKGGKPFLTDTNTLYHGSRTDSVDHVSLAVEHGFGLAQTGAPVIMADGLRSESWTKVEVGLKHFKHVKLGSVVREADALVSLAHFKGHMLLGFGGTLKNLGMGLGSRSQKQLMHGGAVRPEFVKGVKCIACGRCVEVCLQGAARVEKGRARFDPDRCVGCADCIAACPARCLRILWTEKPEVVGEKTVETACGVLRLMRDKALFVNVILDVSPECDCFPFADVPVSPNIGIVASRDPVAVDQAAADLVNARESIPGSAIGKRGKHEDKIRAVHPEVDWRVHLHYAETIGLGTCSYELVELD
- the pyk gene encoding pyruvate kinase, with the translated sequence MDTRALFPKKTKIVATYGPALSAPGMLRRAVEAGVNVFRYNFSHGSAEGFAALRDQVREAERETGRTVGVLADLQGPKIRIGRLVNREPVLLTAGASFSLLRENVEGDASRASVSYAFEPDEFPVGMRILLDDGRIILTVAETSREALVCHVAKGGLLREHKGVNFPGIATRLPALTEKDRRDAEAARDLGADFIALSFVRSAQDMRDLRALVARGDGGPFLVAKIEKPQAVERLDEILDATDGVMVARGDLGVEVDIERIGVLQKRIIQRCAARGVPVITATQMLESMTEEPMPTRAEATDVANAVLDGTDAVMLSEESAMGKYPLEAIGTLAGIAARTEEYQDGLCCACREAPESAARGEVLYSVAHAAVTAAHDLEAKGILVHTLSGRTAAVVSRFRPRPPVVAMSPDPVACRRMALLYGVFPWPIDRFGNTDELMAFTERRISERFHAEPGFRFVVVTGQFQAVGATNSIRVVTPRP
- a CDS encoding CHAT domain-containing protein, coding for MDGYPCPRARKAARLFGCLAVLTAVAGPCPAAGARAPGGASGTYPAFTRDVRDLPHLVRAGQTRAAADRLRPWAALPETSGRVALLWYLFLPGEKPPPGEVFAHQVEAARLSLGEAPRDRTASVTRLLAAYPAHFVWRCSCEAYLDPAWRDRLAVALGSSRGPAPVNPFLGLIRQVLSPGAAGRLPGTLAGPRDLDCLLESGRLRFLRGDTDGALRRWRQAAALASRVDDRWLEIEAGTLRAQALIAGDRLDEAHEACRQSERLLRNFPSPWLKAHLDFARGMLLARRGDLREAVLVFRGIARGPGDRGYARLRNASLANLAYLYDETGDYALALACHDEVIRDTRTALVPRARAVNLLNRGALHERLGMPESALEDYRRAIEIDPEHVPEEIRALGTLNLGNVYARGERWGQALACYARAGAAFRSLGLPENALLVALNRVAALLGRGDLPEAEAALAEIAREMKSPGNARHLPLYHFLDCCCLLEASRYTEAAAALGRLESALPGGPEGSLRWEVPLLRGKLLAGTGRVTEALAALSRSASAFDALQDRCGGEETQIRFGGTGRELVEALLDALASVRPGELPEETRLQYALDAMEWYRGRVLRKRLEARRSAPGPGDRVLLAEVRTLLSHRRAVALVFFQGTRRLYYLVLGGWGAGALFGSLEAGLGEPGRSAAAASPGRPGTGDGRARAGDPAAPWAGRLREFLASPSLLRLLVSAEELIVLPDGELHAFPLESVQVTAGGRREYLGLFRPLCYLPSWRSALRAGSREGDPAACDYCGLFGSGPAGEAWPDLPFAEPEVRNTALSGPWTASRVVRGPWAGTAGASRLLGRRETGVFHVAAHIEADEENPWASRVILGGTDAGPAVLTVRDLEALEVKARLVVLSGCRSGRGRVFPGEGNVSLARVFLASGCGGVLTTEREVEDRFCAFFMHRFFVRLEESGGDAVRALHRARRDASAEPAWRDPSHWANYRIYGIPGRVPLRARLPLAPICAILGVLLAVPPLVRAAKRRRP